One segment of Maniola hyperantus unplaced genomic scaffold, iAphHyp1.2, whole genome shotgun sequence DNA contains the following:
- the LOC138404689 gene encoding uncharacterized protein: MNILQITDLPQHDNSIESYEIHTYSPYNNSFKENDEIRIPIHQQDIYVLPSASFIYIEGKATIIGKDHKPISTPVEFTNNAMMFLFQDIRYEMNGVEIDRIKNPGITTTIKSFISMDAGQSNVAAIWGWNINGFKSNDGSFSVIIPLNKIMGFAEDYTKIIMNCKHELVLNRSNSNLNSVKLDDANNIQIEIERIQWRVPHVKVSDRERLTLLKLLEKDKPIQLAFRNWDLYEYDAFLPRTTKHSWSIKTASQLEKPRQNENFKSRPVDVRLEIECSQDIPENTTAYCLIINDRLIEYKPLSNIVRKLS; the protein is encoded by the exons ATGAATATACTACAGATCACTGATTTACCGCAGCATGATAATTCTATTGAAAGCTATGAAATTCATACATATAGCCCTTATAATAACAGTTTTAAAGAAAACGATGAGATCCGGATTCCTATACACCAACAAGATATCTATGTATTACCCTCCGCTAGCTTTATCTACATTGAAGGAAAAGCAACAATTATTGGTAAAGATCATAAACCTATTAGCACGCCTGTTGAGTTCACTAACAATGCAATGATGTTTTTGTTTCAAGACATCAGATATGAAATGAATGGTGTTGAAATAGATCGTATTAAGAATCCTGGAATAACGACAACAATAAAATCGTTTATATCTATGGATGCTGGTCAAAGTAATGTTGCAGCTATATGGGGTTGGAATATAAACGGATTTAAAAGTAACGACGGCTCTTTCAGTGTAATAATTCCGTTGAATAAAATAATGGGATTTGCTGAAGAttatactaaaataattatgaattgCAAACATGAACTTGTTTTAAACCGAAGCAATTCTAATCTAAACAGTGTAAAATTAGATGATGCCAACAACATACAAATAGAAATAGAGAGAATACAATGGCGTGTTCCGCATGTTAAAGTATCAGATCGTGAAAGGCTGACGTTGCTGAAACTATTAGAAAAAGACAAACCTATTCAGTTAGCTTTCAGAAATTGGGATTTATATGAATATGATGCATTTTTGCCTAGGACTACAAAACATTCTTGGTCAATCAAAACGGCTTCACAGTTGGAAAAGCCTCG ACAAAACGAAAATTTTAAATCGAGACCGGTGGATGTTCGATTAGAAATAGAATGTTCACAAGATATCCCTGAAAATACGACTGCTTACTGTCTGATTATAAACGATCGGCTAATAGAATATAAGCCGCTGAGTAACATTGTTCGAAAACTATCATGA
- the LOC138404682 gene encoding uncharacterized protein — MPLEINTLLKLIPTFDTAESQQIYRFVRSCDSAFLLADAEKEQILLVYALNNITGTCASDVHSKQYTSWEDLKSYLIEKFSNVKTISHLNLELQSMFQKPAESITDFFHRVDLCRSKIVEKLNTEIKDNTLLGRMATTEETALSVFVNGISSEIGTMLRTRGFQNLTVAGRFAIEEEKIRAMNTARQSLFKNNTNQHKPSLQRTQIIPNPRTTYNSYPSNTKTCNYCKNPGHLISECRKRAYNNNLRNNIQSDSLIRNTLPASLAQTRPSTQRALPTPSAQTRPLIQRALPAPPAYANNLNCEATNEMSSSSEIASASCSMIQTPTPSLNLENFQLKW, encoded by the coding sequence ATGCCTCTAGAAATTAACACGTTATTAAAACTCATCCCAACATTCGACACCGCAGAATCACAACAAATCTACAGATTTGTCCGGTCTTGTGACTCTGCATTTCTTCTAGCAGACGCCGAGAAGGAACAAATCCTACTCGTCTATGCACTAAATAACATAACGGGTACATGTGCTTCCGATGTCCACTCTAAACAATATACTTCATGGGAAGACCTTAAGTCCTACCTTATTGAGAAATTCTCCAATGTCAAGACGATTTCACATCTCAATTTAGAACTACAGTCGATGTTCCAAAAACCAGCCGAAAGCATAACCGACTTCTTCCACAGAGTCGACTTATGCCGAAGCAAAATAGTTGAAAAACTAAATACCGAAATCAAAGACAATACGTTATTAGGTCGGATGGCAACAACAGAAGAGACCGCCTTAAGCGTCTTCGTTAACGGCATTAGCTCCGAAATAGGTACGATGCTAAGAACGCGAGGTTTCCAAAACCTAACTGTAGCTGGGCGTTTTGCcatagaagaagaaaaaatacgAGCTATGAACACAGCTAGGCAAtccttatttaaaaataacacgAATCAACATAAACCCAGCTTACAACGAACTCAAATCATTCCTAATCCTCGTACAACTTATAATTCATACCCATCAAATACGAAAACCTGTAACTATTGCAAAAATCCAGGTCATCTAATATCTGAATGTCGCAAAAGAGCATATAACAATAACTTGCGCAATAATATCCAGTCGGACTCCCTCATACGAAACACGTTGCCAGCCTCTCTGGCACAAACGCGCCCGTCAACACAACGAGCCTTACCAACCCCTTCGGCACAGACACGCCCACTAATACAACGTGCCCTACCAGCTCCTCCAGCTTATGCAAATAATTTAAACTGCGAAGCGACCAACGAAATGAGCAGCTCGTCGGAAATCGCTTCAGCCTCCTGCTCAATGATCCAAACTCCGACACCGAGTTTGAACCTAGAGAATTTCCAACTCAAATGGTAA